In the Armatimonas rosea genome, TGCCTATCTCTTGACACGGCAGCGGCTTGAGGCAATCGGCTGGCTCGGTGCGATCTTTGGTGCGGTGGGGCTGGTAGAGCTCTGGCTCTCCCGCGAGCGCTCGCCCTACGATACCTACACGCTGATCATCACCTTTGCCGCCCTGCGTTTTGGGGTGCGGGTGGGGGCGATTGCAGCGCTGATCGTCGGGGTGGGGGCACCACTCTTTCTTCATGAGCAGGCGCTGATGCGCACCTGGCTGGCGCTGGGAATGAGCCTGGGGGCGGGGCTAGTGGTGCGGCGTACTCTCCCCGAGCGCCGCACGAGCCTCGCGTGCTTTCTCGCCATCACCCTGGCGGAGACGGGGGCGATTCTGGCGCGAAGCCTGCTCCACCGCCAGAGTGAGATCTTGTTTTCACCGTCGCTGGCCTTCTTAAAGATTGGTGCCAATGGCTTGGGGGCCTTACTCCTCCAGATGGTCTTTAGCGATGCCCAGGCCCGTCAGCGGGCGGAGGAGCTTCGTGTCGAGGTGGAACGCGGACGAACCCGCTTGGCGGAGGCGCAGCTGGCCGCACTCCAGGCACGGGTGCACCCGCACTTTCTCTTCAATGCCCTCACGTCGATTGCCGCGCTCTGTCGGCTGGCACCGTCCCAGGCGGAGAAGGCCATTATTCTTCTGGGGCAGCTCATGCGCCGTGCCCTAGAGAGCTCACCACGCAACCTCGTCCCCCTCGGCGAAGAGCTGGAGGCGGTCTCGGGCTACTTAGAGCTGGAGGCGCTCCGACTGGGCACCCGTCTGAGCATCGTCCGTACCCTCGACCCAAGCTGTCTGGGGGTGCTGGTTCCTCCGTTTGCGGTGCAGACACTGGTCGAGAACGCAATCTTGCATGGGATCAGCCCCGATGTCGAGCCTGCCGTACTCACGCTTGTCGTCCGGGCACAAAAAAAACGCGTGCTGGTCTCGATTGGGGATACCGGAGTGGGGATGGAGCCCGAGGTCCTCCTGCGGGCACGGAGCAGGGGACAGGCGAAGGAGAACGAGCACCCACATGGGATCCCTCTGGCCAGTGAGCGTCTTGTTCTGCTCTGGGGACGGGGAGCGCGCCTGCGGGTCTTTTCCCGGGCGGGACAGGGGACCTGGGTTGTCTTTGGAGTCCCCCGAGGAGAGAGGCAGGGAGAGAAGGGGGAAGTGAGGCAATGAGAGCACTCGTTGTCGATGACGAGCCGCTGGCACGTGCCTACCTCCGGCAGCTCCTGGAAGAGCAGGGGGTGACAGTCGTTGCGGAGGCCGAGAGCGCGACCCAGGCTCTCTTGCTCAACGAGGACCTCCAGCCCGAGCTTCTCTTCTTGGACATTCAGATGCCGGGCCTCACCGGGCTCCAGCTCGCCGCAGCGTTACGCCAGACCTCCCCAGGTGTCTTGCTGGTCTTTGTCACGGGCTACTCGGAGCACGCGGTGACCGCTTTTGAGCACGCTGCTCTGGACTACCTGGTCAAGCCCGTTGCTGCGGCGCGGCTCGCCCAGACCCTCGCCCGTGCCCAGGAGCAGCTCAGCCACGTCGGTCACCTAGAACGAGAGGATCCCCCGGAGGCGGAGCTTCCGCTGACACCCCTCAAGCGGCTCCCGATCCGTCAGGACTACTCGGTTCTCTTGCCCCGTGTGGAAGACATTCGCTATGCACTGGCCCAGGAGAAGCGTGTGGTGGTCCAGACGGCGGAGGGAGAGTACCGCACCTACTACACACTCAGTCAGCTAGAGCGTCTGCTCCCCGCTGAGCTATTTCTCCGTATCCATGATTCCTGTCTCGTGAACCTGGAGCGTGTCGAGGAGCTCCTCTACCTGGGGAACCATGCCTACGGGGTGCGGCTGACGGGGGGGCAGCAGCTCCCGGTTAGCCGCACGCGCTTCTCCCTACTCCAGAAGCGCCTAGGAATCACGCCACGCTAAGAGGCTGCAGGGTTGCTGTGAGTAGGGCAAAGAACTCCGCTCGCGTGAGTGCCTTCCCCGCTTCCCCGAGCTGCAGGAGGCGTGCAGGAGCAAGACACGCTTCTAGCTGCTGGCGGACCTTCTCACGATCCCGATGGGCAGCCTCGAAGAGATGGATCTGGTGCTGGTCGATAAGCTGCTGTGCGAAACTAAGGAGGGGGACGGCCTCCTCGGGCTGGTTGTTGCGGAGAAGAAGGCGCGCGGCTTCGTCCCCAAGCCGGCGGTCCATATCGTGGGCGTGGCAGGGCAAGAGCACCTCGGCCGCCTCCAAGAGAAACCGGGCCGCCTCCGCAATCGCACCGGACTCCATGCAGCAGGTCGCCACAAGGCTGAGGCTATCGCCGAGCATGAGGGGCTCACCTGTCTGCTGGCTCAAGGCGAGTGCCTGTCGGTGGCAGCGCTCCGACTCGGCACGCTCCCCCAGCTCGGTTGCGACCGCGCCGAGCCCATGCCAGCTATTGACGGCCCAGCGCACCTCCGGGAGGCCCTCACTGGCTGCCACTCCCGCAGTAAAGTGCTCTCGTGCCTCCAGGAGCTCTCCCAGGGCGTAGTGGGTGATCCCTAGGTTGGTGCGAAGCAGAACCTCGATCAGAGGGGGACGGGGAGGCACGAGGCTCTGGAGCGCCCCTCCGAGTGCTGTCTTTGCGGCGGCATAGTCCCCCTCCGCGACAGCGAGTGTCCCCAGGTTGCGCTGCGCCTCCCCCAGCGCGGCCTGGTCTCCCAGTAACTCGGCGACGGCGGCGCAGCGCTCGAAGTAGTGGCGCGCCTGGGGCATGTGGCCTTTATAGAAGTAGAGCGATGCCAGGCCGGAGAGAGCGAGCCGCATCGAGAGAGAGGGGGGATCGCCCGGGAAGTGCGTCAGTACCCGCTCCAGAAGGACGATCCCTGAGTCGAGCAGGCCTGCATGGAACCAGCGCCGGACACTCTGTGCCACCAAGCGCAGGGCATCGTCGGGGCTCTCTTCTTCGAGAAAGGCTAGGGCTGCCTCGCTATTCTCGCGCTCGGCGAGGGTCTCGGCGGTACTCTCTTGCTCGATCCCTAGGAGCCAATCGGCGTGGCGGCGACGAAGCCGTGGGGTGCTCTCGCCCAGGCACTCGGCGGCGAACTCACGGACACTCTCCAGCATCGAGAAACGGGGGACCTCGCCGGTAAGGTCCGCAAGGAGCAGGGAGTGCTCCCGCAGGCGACCGAGGGCAAAGCTGGTCACCGCCGCCTCGCAGACAAGCTCCGCAGCGGGGAGCGTAAATCCTCCTCGAAAGACCGAGAGCTCGGCAAAGAGGGCCGCGAGCTCATTGGGGAGAAGCTCCAGGCTCCAGCGAAGGGCGGCGCGCACCGAGAGGTGGCGTGCCTCGCGGTCGAGGCGGCGGCCCTCCAGCGCCAGCGCCGCCGTGAAGCGCTCCTGCATCTGCCGCGGCGTGAGCTGTCCCGCCCAGCTCGCCGCCAGCTCCAGGGCAAGAGGAACTCCTTCCAGCTGGCGGCAGAGGGTAGCCAGCGCCGAGGCATTGCGAGCGGTCAGCCCAAACTCCGGGAGTGCGGCGCGGGCACGGTCACAGAAGAGGGCAAGGGCTGCATTGCTCGCCAGCTGCTCCAGTGCCGCGGTGGGCGGGGGGAGCGGGAGGGCGGCGATGGGGAAGACATGCTCACCAGGCAGTCCCAGGCGAATGCGGGAGGTTACCAGAAACCGGGCAAAGGGGAGCTGTGCTAGGAGCACGGGAAGCTCCAAGGCGGCGTCATCGACCAGCTGCTCCAGGTTGTCCAGGATCACAAGTGTCGGCTGCGCCCCGAGCCGCTCTTGGATAGCATCGAGTGCGGCCCCCGTGCGGGGAAGCTCCAAGGCATCGCGCAGGCCCTCGCGTAGCCGCCCCGCATCCCGTGTCTCCGCCAGGGGGACAAACCAGACCCCCCCGACAAAGCGCTCCTGAAGGCTGCGCCCCGTCTCGATCGCAAGGCGTGTCTTGCCGGTCCCGCCCGGGCCGGTGAGGGTAACCACACGCAAGGTCGGGTCGGTGAGGAGCGTGGTCAGGCGCTCCCGCTCTCCCTCGCGCCCAAAGAACCGGGTAAGGGTAAGCGGAAGGTTGGTCGGGGGCAGGTTCCTGTCGGCCATCTCCCTGCCGCTGAGACGGCTTCCCTCTTCCCCTATTGCTCCTTCGTCGCGGGAAGAGGGACTGTCTGGAATGCCCCTCTTCCTAGCGAGGGACGAGCGATCCAGGGAAGAGGGGGAGCGCTCTAAGGCGCGGGGAGATGGCCCGGGAGAGATGGCACTCAAGGCCGCCTCCAGCCGCGCCTGCTCCTCTAATATCCACTCGTCGTAGTAGCCCGGGAGAAACGGGCCGGTGTAGAGGCGCTGCGCCTCGGGGAGGTCCTTGCGCTTGAGGGCGGCCTCGACAGCGGCGACATCGGTGGTGAGGGCCTCGGGGCGGAGCTTGATGTGGGTGCGGGTGGTGATGAGCACCGTGTCGGCGGGGGTGGGCGGCGGCTCTAGGGCCTTGCGGAGGGCGTTCAGCGCGACCCGCAGGCTGGCGCGGCCCTGCTCTAGCTCGCTCTCGGGCCAGAAGCGCTCGATCAGCTCCTCACGCCCGTGTTCGCGGTGGGGATGTAGCGCGAGCCAGGCCAGAAGCGCGACTGTCTTTTGCGTGCGGAGCCGTGTGATGGTCTCGCCGGGGCGCTCCAGTCGAAAGCCACCGAGCAGGAATAGTCGCCACATTGCCATTGAAAAGGGATTATATCGGATAGCGGCGAATCAGACTCCATGAACCTGGCCCGTGCGAGCTTGCTTGGCACCCTCTTGCTCTACTTTTTTCTCTCCTGGACCTACCTTGCTGGCACGCCCGTCCAAGAGTTCTACCTCCCCGACTCGGTGCCCCAGATGCAGCGGAGCGCTCCCGTGCTGGCGGGAATCGGCCCTGATGAAAAAGAGTACTTGATCTATGTCCGCTCGCTAGCAGAGCGCGGGGTCGCGCCGCGCCCCACCCTGGAGCAGCGCAAGAGCCCCGATGAGTTTGTCTGCTACCAGGCCCAGCACCCATCGCTGTTTTTCCTGCTCTCCGTTCCGCTCTGGAAGCTCTTTGCGGGACAAGGAGTGCTCTTCTGGACCCTCTGGCGGGGGCTCTGCGCGCTGCTTGGGGCAACTGCCATCGCGCTGGCGGCAAAGGCGGCTCGCCTTCTCTTCCCCGAGAGCAAGCTGGTCGCGCTGTGTGCCGCGCCGCTGATGGCCTTTGTGCCGATCTTTGGGCATCTTGTGGGCCATGTCTCCAACGAGCCGCTGGCGCTGGCGCTGGGGGCGTGGGCGTGGCTTCTCGCGGTGCGCTACTGCCGCGAGGCGCGGCTCCCCAGTGCTCAGCAGGCGCTCTACTTGGGCTTCTTGCTCGGCTCGGCGCTCCAGACCCGGCTGACCGCGGTGATCTGGTGTTTTGCGCTCGTGGTGCTGCTGGGAATGGTCTTCAAGAAAAGGGCACTCCGGCCTCTTGTTTTTGCGCTGGGCCTGGCGCTGGTGATGCAGGTTCCCTGGCTCGCCACCAACATGGGCAACTACGGCAAGCCGCTTGTCCGGCCCTTTGACAACCCGCTTCTAGCCAATGGCGCGACACTGGGCGAGTTCTTCGGGGCGGGGATTCGCCCCCCCGGCTCCCCGACCCAGTTCACACCCCTCATCACCGTGCTCTTCTGGGCCGCGACCGGCTGGACCCCGTTCTGGCTGATCGGGGGGCTGCTTCCGGGGAGCTTTGATGGCATGGTGCTCAACGCGGCGTACTTGCTTCTGTGCGATCTGGTGGTCGGGCTGACCCTTTTCTGGAACGCTTCCCAGGTGCGCCGCAAGCTCGCCCCGAGCGACCCCGTGGTGCGGGCAGCGCTCTGGGCGGCAGGGGGAGCGCTACTCTTTCTGATCGCCGTGGTCTTTCAGCAGATGCTCTTTGTGGACTGGAACGTCTTGCAGTCGGCGGGGCGCTACTTCACCGCCGCCGCGCCGCTCTTGGTACTCTTCCTTCTGACGGCGCTGGAGGCAATCACCCGAAAGCTGCCGGCAAGCGCCAAGCTGGCTGTCGGGGGAGTCGCCGCACTGGCGCTCTTTCTGGCGAGCCTGCACACGACTAGCCTCGTGCGCCAGTTCTACGCAGGCAACCCGACCCAGAAGAAGTGGCAGAAGATCGCCCCCGCTGGCTCCGGCCGCGCCTATATCGTCTCCGACACCGACGAAGGCTGACGCTTGCCAAGAAACGGCCGCTCCAGGAGCCGCCACGAGACCCAAGCCGCTCCGAGAACCAACGGTAGGCCCAGCCCGACAAGGGCAAGCGCTTGGAGCTCCTGCGACGCGGCAGGCAGGAGCGGCTTGACCACTTTCTTGGCGAGCATCTCCAGAACCGGGAAGTGGATCAGATAGACCGAGTAGGCGATCGTCCCACAGAACACCACCGGGCGCAGGGTCAGCAGTTTAGGCGGCTTGTGGTGCCAGAGCGCCAGACACGCCGCGGTCAAGGCACCCATCACGGGGTCGATTATCGGAAAGGCGCGGGCGAGATCGGCCTCCGCGTGCTCCATCGGGAAGATAAAGAGTAGACCCACTAGGAAGACCCCGGAGAGCAGCGCGAGCACCACGACCATAAGCCGCTTGTTTTCACCGTCCCAGCGCGAGGTGAGCCAGCCCGCGCAGACTCCCATCCCAAAGAGAAGGACATACCAGGGGCAGGTGTGCTCCAGCTCCGCGAGGCTCTTCCCCGAGAGCATCAAGGCACGTGTCAGGCCGTAGCCAATAACCGTGGTGGCGACCAGCACCAGCGCCGTGGCACGTGGCTTGTCAAGGAGCCAGAGAAGCACAGGAAAGAGAAAGTAGATCTTCCACTCCACCGCGACGCTCCAGAGCGGCTGGTTGAAGGCGACAATGGTCTCGGGGAAGACATCTTGCAGGAGCAGCCCATGGAGCACGAGCGCGCGCAGATCCAGCGGCCCTCCGTTCCAGAAGAGCGTGTGCGCCACCGACGCCACCAAGACGGCAAAGTAGGCGGGGAGGATGCGCTTGGCACGCTTGAGATAGAACTCACGGGCGGGACGGGCTTTTTCCGGGAGCGCCAGGCAGAACCCCGAGAGTACGATAAAGACATCGACCGCCAGATGCCCGTAGAGTAGGCTATCGGTCAGGTTGTTCTTAGCACGGATAGGGAAGGTCTGCGCGCACAGGAGAAAGGCGTGGTGCAGCACGACATAGAGTGCGGCGAGCCCGCGCAGGCCATCGAGGTGGGGAAAGTAAGCTCTCACAATTCTCTCAAGTATACGCGAAAAGTCCTTGCGGGGGTTAGGGAAGCGTGATAATATTCAACCCGCGTCGCCGTCTTGGCGGGGGCGAGCTTGCCGATGTAGCTCAGTGGTAGAGCGGCTGTTTTGTAAACAGCGGGTCGCGGGTTCGAGTCCTGTCGTCGGCTTCGGTTTGGGAATGGACAGCGTGGGTCGATGTCCGAGTGGTTAAAGGAGGCGGTCTGTAAAATCGTCGCGTGAGCTACGCAGGTTCGAATCCTGCTCGGCCCATCTAAAAAAATAAGGGCGCTGCACTATGCAGTGCCCTTATTTTTTTTGTGATTTCCTGCCAGAATGTAGAAAAGCTATGTTTCAGAAAATTGCTATTGTCGGAGTAGGGCTGCTCGGCGGCTCGATTGGGCTGGCGGCGCGGGAGCGCAAGCTAGCCAAAGAGGTTGTAGGGGTCGAGACCAACCCCCACACACGTGCGGAAGCGACGACGCGCCGGGCGGTGGAGAAGTGCACCGACATGTTGGGAATCGGGATCGCGGGGGCGGACTTGATTGTCTTGGCCTGCCCGGTCAATGCCATCCTCACCGAGCTGGCGCGCCTGGCTCCCTCTCTCTCCGAGAAGGCAGTCGTGACCGATGTGGGCTCCGTGAAAGGGGCGATCACCACCGCGGGGCGGGTTCTGAACGGCGCGTTTGTCCCGGGGCACCCGATGGCGGGTGGAGAGCGTGGCGGGATGGAGTTTGCCCGCGCCGATCTCTTTGAGGGGGCGAGCTGGGCACTGACCCCGGACTCCTCCACACGGCCCGAGGCGGTGGAGCGGGTCAAGAAGCTCGTGGAGGGCTTGGGGGCCAAGGCGGTGACGATGACCCCTGAGGAGCACGACACGACTGTCGCGGCCACGAGTCACCTGCCGCACCTCATCGCCTACGCGCTCTCGGCGACCGTGGGGGAGAGCCCCAAGCTGGAGGGAGCATCGCTCAAAGACGCGCTCCGAGTGGCCAGCAGCGACCCCGAGCTCTGGCGGGAGATCTGCCTGATGAACCGCAAGCCCCTGGGGGATGCGCTGGACCGCTGTATCGGCGAGCTAGATGCGATGCTGAAGGCGCTGGATGCGGGCGATGCGGCGGCGCTGGAGGCTCTGCTGCGCAAGGGCTGGCGTAGCTAGATTTTAGTTATAAGTGTTTCTGATTTATAAGCCCGGAAAAATTCGTGATTTTTTTCACGAACTCGGCTCTGTCAAAAGGGGGATGGCCCAAACCATGCGGTATTATATTCTTCGAAAGAATGGATACCAACCTAAGCCAGCCCCGAAAAAATGCTCCCTACGCGACGTATGCGTGGGGGGTTTTGCTGTTTAACCTCCTGGTTATCCTTGTGGGGACGGTTGTCCGGGCGACCGGGTCTGGGGCGGGCTGTGGTCAGCACTGGCCGACCTGTCAGGGGGTGGTGATTCCCGTTGCGCCCACCCTGCACACCATCATTGAGTACACCCACCGCGCGGTCTCCGGGCTCGATGGTTTCTTGGTGCTGGGGTTGCTGATCGGGGCGTTTCGGCTCTATCCCAAGGGGCACAGTGTGCGGCGTGCTGCTCCGGTAGCCGCCCTCTTGACCATCGCGGAGGCCTTGCTCGGGGCGGTCCTGGTCAAGCGGGGGTATGTCGCCAACGATGCATCGGTGGGGCGTGCCGTGGCGATGTCGGTCCATCTCTGCACGACATTTTTCTTACTGGCAGCGCTGGCCCTCACGGCTTGGTATGCTGCGGGCCGTGGGCGGGTTCGGCTCTTGTCCCAAGGCTCGGTGAGCGGGGCGCTGGCGCTGGCGTTTCTGGCGATGCTGGTACTGGGAATCTCGGGGGCGATCACGGCTCTGGGGGATACCCTCTTTCCGGCGAAGAGCCACGAGGACGTGATGCGGCTGGCGGAGCAGGCCAACGCGCCATTCTTGCTGAAGCTACGTATCTGGCACCCGTATATCGCCGGCTCGGTGGGGCTGTATCTGCTCCTGATCGCCGGGCTGGTCGCGCACCTGCGGCCGTCGTCGGACTCCCGGCGCTGGGGTGGGATGCTGGGCTGGCTCTTCCTGGCCGAGATCCTGATCGGCCTGACCAATGTCTGGCTCCGTGCCCCGGTTGCGATGCAGGTGATCCACCTGATGTTTGCCGACTTTGTCTGGGTGGCGCTGGTGCTGCTTGCCTACTCGGCCAGTGTGGATGGTGCCGTGCGGGTCGAGGACATCATCTTCTCTCCGGGCAAAGATGCTCCCGAGACGACGGTTGCTGCACGGGTGGACAACGCTCACCCGACCTGGCGTGACTACCGCGACCTTACCAAGCCCCGGGTGATCTCCCTGCTCCTCTTTACCACCCTGACTGCGGCCTTTGTCGCGGCGCACGGCTGGCCGGGCCTGAGCCTATTTGTCGTGCTCTTTGTGGGAGGGTACTGCTCCGCGGGGGCTGCCAATGCCTTCAACATGGTGATCGACCGGGATATCGATGCCAAGATGACCCGCACGGCCAAGCGCCCGACGGTCACCGCGACCATTCCG is a window encoding:
- a CDS encoding histidine kinase, whose translation is MNPETLDDFLKSTCVIVVFAYLLTRQRLEAIGWLGAIFGAVGLVELWLSRERSPYDTYTLIITFAALRFGVRVGAIAALIVGVGAPLFLHEQALMRTWLALGMSLGAGLVVRRTLPERRTSLACFLAITLAETGAILARSLLHRQSEILFSPSLAFLKIGANGLGALLLQMVFSDAQARQRAEELRVEVERGRTRLAEAQLAALQARVHPHFLFNALTSIAALCRLAPSQAEKAIILLGQLMRRALESSPRNLVPLGEELEAVSGYLELEALRLGTRLSIVRTLDPSCLGVLVPPFAVQTLVENAILHGISPDVEPAVLTLVVRAQKKRVLVSIGDTGVGMEPEVLLRARSRGQAKENEHPHGIPLASERLVLLWGRGARLRVFSRAGQGTWVVFGVPRGERQGEKGEVRQ
- a CDS encoding LytR/AlgR family response regulator transcription factor encodes the protein MRALVVDDEPLARAYLRQLLEEQGVTVVAEAESATQALLLNEDLQPELLFLDIQMPGLTGLQLAAALRQTSPGVLLVFVTGYSEHAVTAFEHAALDYLVKPVAAARLAQTLARAQEQLSHVGHLEREDPPEAELPLTPLKRLPIRQDYSVLLPRVEDIRYALAQEKRVVVQTAEGEYRTYYTLSQLERLLPAELFLRIHDSCLVNLERVEELLYLGNHAYGVRLTGGQQLPVSRTRFSLLQKRLGITPR
- a CDS encoding AfsR/SARP family transcriptional regulator produces the protein MAMWRLFLLGGFRLERPGETITRLRTQKTVALLAWLALHPHREHGREELIERFWPESELEQGRASLRVALNALRKALEPPPTPADTVLITTRTHIKLRPEALTTDVAAVEAALKRKDLPEAQRLYTGPFLPGYYDEWILEEQARLEAALSAISPGPSPRALERSPSSLDRSSLARKRGIPDSPSSRDEGAIGEEGSRLSGREMADRNLPPTNLPLTLTRFFGREGERERLTTLLTDPTLRVVTLTGPGGTGKTRLAIETGRSLQERFVGGVWFVPLAETRDAGRLREGLRDALELPRTGAALDAIQERLGAQPTLVILDNLEQLVDDAALELPVLLAQLPFARFLVTSRIRLGLPGEHVFPIAALPLPPPTAALEQLASNAALALFCDRARAALPEFGLTARNASALATLCRQLEGVPLALELAASWAGQLTPRQMQERFTAALALEGRRLDREARHLSVRAALRWSLELLPNELAALFAELSVFRGGFTLPAAELVCEAAVTSFALGRLREHSLLLADLTGEVPRFSMLESVREFAAECLGESTPRLRRRHADWLLGIEQESTAETLAERENSEAALAFLEEESPDDALRLVAQSVRRWFHAGLLDSGIVLLERVLTHFPGDPPSLSMRLALSGLASLYFYKGHMPQARHYFERCAAVAELLGDQAALGEAQRNLGTLAVAEGDYAAAKTALGGALQSLVPPRPPLIEVLLRTNLGITHYALGELLEAREHFTAGVAASEGLPEVRWAVNSWHGLGAVATELGERAESERCHRQALALSQQTGEPLMLGDSLSLVATCCMESGAIAEAARFLLEAAEVLLPCHAHDMDRRLGDEAARLLLRNNQPEEAVPLLSFAQQLIDQHQIHLFEAAHRDREKVRQQLEACLAPARLLQLGEAGKALTRAEFFALLTATLQPLSVA
- a CDS encoding acyltransferase family protein → MRAYFPHLDGLRGLAALYVVLHHAFLLCAQTFPIRAKNNLTDSLLYGHLAVDVFIVLSGFCLALPEKARPAREFYLKRAKRILPAYFAVLVASVAHTLFWNGGPLDLRALVLHGLLLQDVFPETIVAFNQPLWSVAVEWKIYFLFPVLLWLLDKPRATALVLVATTVIGYGLTRALMLSGKSLAELEHTCPWYVLLFGMGVCAGWLTSRWDGENKRLMVVVLALLSGVFLVGLLFIFPMEHAEADLARAFPIIDPVMGALTAACLALWHHKPPKLLTLRPVVFCGTIAYSVYLIHFPVLEMLAKKVVKPLLPAASQELQALALVGLGLPLVLGAAWVSWRLLERPFLGKRQPSSVSETI
- a CDS encoding prephenate dehydrogenase; its protein translation is MFQKIAIVGVGLLGGSIGLAARERKLAKEVVGVETNPHTRAEATTRRAVEKCTDMLGIGIAGADLIVLACPVNAILTELARLAPSLSEKAVVTDVGSVKGAITTAGRVLNGAFVPGHPMAGGERGGMEFARADLFEGASWALTPDSSTRPEAVERVKKLVEGLGAKAVTMTPEEHDTTVAATSHLPHLIAYALSATVGESPKLEGASLKDALRVASSDPELWREICLMNRKPLGDALDRCIGELDAMLKALDAGDAAALEALLRKGWRS
- a CDS encoding heme o synthase, with the protein product MDTNLSQPRKNAPYATYAWGVLLFNLLVILVGTVVRATGSGAGCGQHWPTCQGVVIPVAPTLHTIIEYTHRAVSGLDGFLVLGLLIGAFRLYPKGHSVRRAAPVAALLTIAEALLGAVLVKRGYVANDASVGRAVAMSVHLCTTFFLLAALALTAWYAAGRGRVRLLSQGSVSGALALAFLAMLVLGISGAITALGDTLFPAKSHEDVMRLAEQANAPFLLKLRIWHPYIAGSVGLYLLLIAGLVAHLRPSSDSRRWGGMLGWLFLAEILIGLTNVWLRAPVAMQVIHLMFADFVWVALVLLAYSASVDGAVRVEDIIFSPGKDAPETTVAARVDNAHPTWRDYRDLTKPRVISLLLFTTLTAAFVAAHGWPGLSLFVVLFVGGYCSAGAANAFNMVIDRDIDAKMTRTAKRPTVTATIPAGKALGFALIMAFVSFTTLWLGANLLAAMLSLCGLVFYVVVYTLLLKRRTVQNIVIGGAAGCFPPLVGWAAVTGDLKGSLAWYLFAIIFVWTPAHFWALALLIKDQYAAVGVPMLPAVVGDKKTVTQIILYAVITVGVSLLPVVQGLAGALYAIPAVALGAMLVQQSWKLRRGTDRLSALKAYKYSMLYLALLFLALAVDARFG